One window of the Candidatus Bathyarchaeia archaeon genome contains the following:
- the cgi121 gene encoding KEOPS complex subunit Cgi121, whose protein sequence is MREAEVFGKYLMVEGFKNAKIENDLFKLIGSRSKTSQVQVLDADLIAGFEHIYFAVLNALKAFKSGINISKNLPIEILLFASGQDQIKKAIEILGVKQTTKNIAAVIISDSREEALSTLNVVSGIVNGEADHNIIELNEEKIHVIIDAFKISRCELEASMRGSLESAVKNVLIERAALLVTQR, encoded by the coding sequence ATGAGGGAAGCCGAAGTCTTCGGCAAATATCTGATGGTTGAGGGATTCAAAAATGCTAAAATTGAGAACGATCTTTTTAAGCTTATCGGATCTAGATCTAAGACTTCTCAGGTTCAAGTTTTAGACGCGGATTTGATTGCCGGATTTGAGCACATATATTTCGCTGTTTTAAATGCCCTAAAAGCCTTTAAATCCGGCATTAATATCTCTAAAAATCTGCCGATCGAAATTCTGCTGTTCGCTTCAGGCCAAGATCAAATTAAAAAAGCCATTGAAATCTTGGGCGTTAAACAAACCACAAAAAACATTGCAGCCGTAATCATATCAGATAGCCGCGAGGAAGCTCTCTCCACGCTTAATGTGGTTTCAGGTATTGTTAACGGAGAGGCTGATCACAACATTATTGAGTTGAATGAGGAAAAAATACACGTCATAATCGACGCGTTCAAGATATCCCGCTGCGAGCTAGAGGCTTCGATGAGGGGTTCACTGGAGAGCGCCGTAAAAAATGTTTTAATTGAGCGGGCAGCTCTCCTAGTCACGCAGCGCTAG
- a CDS encoding THUMP domain-containing protein, with translation MVMEDFNLLISTSKGNENNACSEIWFLLGELGDREALVDRTEVAGLVVAKTKLNPFEVIEGLRRILRERPWEFRYVLKVVPIEVVVRTRLDEIRRAASSLHHKILEDETFRVTVEKRHTEMPTKDIIEAAVENLNRKVDLSNPDKIILIEVLGRLTGISVIRPKDVLSVTKEKPSHL, from the coding sequence ATGGTTATGGAAGACTTTAATTTACTTATTTCAACATCTAAGGGCAATGAGAATAATGCCTGTTCTGAAATATGGTTTCTTTTAGGCGAGCTAGGCGACAGAGAGGCTTTGGTTGACAGGACAGAGGTTGCCGGGCTCGTTGTTGCTAAAACAAAATTAAACCCCTTCGAGGTGATAGAGGGTTTAAGGAGAATTCTTAGGGAAAGGCCTTGGGAGTTTCGCTATGTTTTGAAGGTTGTGCCAATAGAGGTCGTCGTGAGAACGAGACTTGACGAGATAAGAAGGGCAGCCTCCTCCCTTCACCATAAAATTTTGGAGGATGAGACTTTCCGCGTCACTGTTGAGAAGAGACATACAGAGATGCCGACGAAAGATATAATTGAAGCCGCCGTAGAGAACCTTAATAGAAAAGTGGATCTAAGTAACCCGGATAAAATAATTCTTATTGAGGTGCTCGGCAGATTAACCGGGATTTCAGTTATAAGGCCGAAGGATGTACTGTCGGTCACTAAGGAGAAGCCCTCCCACTTATAA
- a CDS encoding arcadin 1 has product MRVRVQRIESVRDLEGNLGKRIELVQEETTPRFAIRPMSEEARMVQDMIKVLQQQIPLFSIQTQISMPKIILFLTEREYEDLGVDFDVNQVYDVELSDQTIKFRKVQ; this is encoded by the coding sequence ATGAGGGTTAGAGTTCAAAGGATAGAGTCCGTTAGAGACCTAGAAGGGAATCTAGGCAAACGCATAGAGCTTGTACAAGAGGAGACGACGCCGAGGTTTGCTATCAGGCCCATGAGCGAGGAGGCTAGAATGGTTCAAGATATGATTAAGGTTTTGCAGCAGCAAATCCCTCTCTTCAGCATTCAAACACAGATAAGCATGCCTAAAATAATACTGTTTCTAACAGAGCGCGAATATGAGGATTTAGGCGTCGACTTCGATGTTAACCAAGTATATGATGTTGAGCTATCCGATCAAACCATAAAGTTTAGGAAAGTGCAATAA
- the rtcA gene encoding RNA 3'-terminal phosphate cyclase, protein MLEVDGSQKSGSGTILRLSIALASILGEPLHIYNIRKKRSEPGLRPQHLESVLTAAKLCNAEVEGAYVGSQELWFKPREISGGDLTAEIGTAGSISMLIMTVLPICAFAKKPVSLRISKGGTDVRHSPTINYLINVYLKILERMGLKAQIEVKKYGYYPKGMGEVILRVQPCRELKPIRLEEFGEIEDVRGVSVCTFLADRKVAERQAKEAERLLQTRGLAPKIQIINDFSNPLQKGSSLVLWIETDKGALLGSDSIGEIGKTSETVAQEAVKGLLEEIDAKATVDVHMADMLIPYVALAKGESVYLARIITDHLESNIWLAEEILGVKFHIEKANGLYKISKI, encoded by the coding sequence ATGCTTGAGGTTGACGGCAGCCAGAAGAGCGGTAGCGGCACAATACTACGTCTGTCAATTGCGTTAGCCAGCATACTGGGCGAGCCGCTGCATATCTATAATATTAGGAAGAAGCGCAGCGAGCCTGGCCTTAGACCGCAGCATCTTGAGTCCGTCTTAACGGCGGCTAAGCTGTGTAACGCCGAGGTTGAGGGCGCATATGTTGGCTCCCAAGAGCTCTGGTTCAAACCTAGAGAAATATCTGGTGGGGATTTAACCGCTGAAATAGGGACGGCTGGCAGCATATCGATGCTGATAATGACTGTTCTGCCCATATGTGCATTCGCTAAAAAGCCAGTTTCGCTCAGGATTTCTAAAGGGGGGACAGATGTCCGCCATTCGCCAACCATAAATTACCTGATAAACGTTTACCTTAAAATACTTGAGAGAATGGGGTTAAAGGCTCAGATAGAGGTTAAGAAATATGGGTATTATCCTAAAGGCATGGGTGAAGTTATATTAAGGGTTCAGCCGTGCAGGGAACTTAAGCCTATAAGGCTTGAAGAGTTCGGTGAAATAGAAGACGTTAGGGGAGTATCAGTATGCACATTTTTAGCTGACAGAAAGGTTGCGGAGAGGCAGGCTAAGGAGGCTGAGAGGCTGCTGCAGACAAGAGGATTAGCTCCTAAAATTCAAATAATAAACGATTTTTCAAATCCGTTACAGAAGGGTAGCTCGCTAGTTCTATGGATTGAAACAGATAAGGGCGCGCTCCTAGGAAGCGATTCCATAGGCGAGATTGGAAAAACTAGCGAAACAGTAGCCCAAGAAGCTGTTAAAGGATTACTTGAAGAAATTGATGCTAAGGCGACTGTCGACGTTCATATGGCCGACATGCTTATACCATATGTTGCTTTAGCCAAAGGAGAATCGGTTTACCTAGCAAGAATAATTACAGATCATCTCGAGTCTAACATATGGCTTGCTGAGGAAATTTTAGGCGTAAAATTTCACATAGAGAAAGCGAATGGGTTATACAAGATCTCGAAAATCTAA
- a CDS encoding DUF2153 family protein, with product MSGWEILSESWIQASERSLEQIRRFLERKDMDRLEIVQSMRFILLSLHRSLLGWMNWVNNPDIMVAFSKEELAEMNRRLGEFVQEFIKYDIEVTKQGARKSGVVLEARREAEESSRRRPDETFYI from the coding sequence TTGTCGGGGTGGGAAATATTGAGTGAAAGCTGGATACAGGCGTCCGAAAGATCTTTAGAGCAGATAAGAAGGTTTCTTGAAAGAAAAGACATGGATAGACTTGAGATCGTTCAGTCAATGCGCTTCATCCTACTATCTCTGCATAGGAGCCTGCTTGGGTGGATGAACTGGGTTAACAACCCTGATATAATGGTCGCGTTTAGTAAAGAAGAGCTAGCGGAAATGAACAGACGTTTAGGTGAGTTTGTCCAGGAATTCATAAAATACGATATCGAGGTGACGAAGCAGGGCGCTAGAAAAAGCGGGGTTGTCTTAGAGGCTAGACGAGAAGCTGAAGAGAGTTCTAGGAGAAGACCTGACGAAACATTCTACATCTAA
- a CDS encoding ATP-binding protein yields the protein MGSFDPRDFVEKQVKEIKRVIGSSKALIAVSGGVDSSTCAVLTHMAIGDNLICVILDDAFMRLNEPERVAETLSKPPLNLPVRIERVQERFLEALKGLRDAEEKRKAFRTTFYKVLGEIAKREKCDFLVQGTILADIIETKGGIKTQHNVLEQIGLNTRELYGFRVVEPLASLLKWQVREVARYLKIPPEISERQPFPGPGLSVRVVGEVRVEKLAALKKSTMIVEEKISSYRPSQYFAAIIDNKFKSAIEAKKIVDAAASSLGVSPENVSVKVFEDKATGIRDNLRKYGDIVAVKCLIDGEVYTPPLNRLLDMQKTMIEENPRIARALYLVSEVEENKPYSIVVRAVETEDFLTANVASIPWSCLKETAKEILSSCPEISAVYFDVTPKPPATIEME from the coding sequence TTGGGTAGTTTTGATCCTAGGGACTTTGTTGAAAAGCAGGTTAAAGAGATTAAACGGGTTATCGGCAGTAGTAAAGCGCTTATAGCGGTCTCTGGCGGCGTCGACAGCTCGACCTGTGCTGTGCTAACGCATATGGCTATAGGAGACAATTTAATCTGCGTCATTCTCGACGACGCTTTCATGAGACTTAATGAGCCTGAAAGAGTTGCAGAGACCCTTTCGAAGCCCCCACTCAACCTTCCAGTTAGAATTGAGCGTGTTCAGGAGCGCTTCCTAGAAGCTCTTAAGGGGCTTAGAGATGCTGAAGAGAAAAGGAAAGCCTTTAGAACAACGTTTTATAAGGTTTTAGGTGAGATAGCGAAAAGAGAAAAGTGCGATTTTCTAGTTCAGGGAACAATACTAGCCGACATAATTGAGACAAAGGGTGGAATAAAAACCCAGCATAATGTTTTGGAGCAGATTGGTTTAAACACTCGCGAGCTCTATGGCTTCAGGGTCGTTGAGCCCTTAGCGAGCTTACTTAAGTGGCAGGTTAGGGAAGTTGCAAGGTATTTAAAGATTCCGCCTGAAATAAGTGAGCGCCAACCGTTTCCTGGTCCAGGGCTATCAGTTAGAGTTGTTGGTGAAGTTAGAGTTGAGAAACTGGCAGCTCTGAAGAAGTCGACGATGATAGTTGAGGAAAAAATATCTTCTTATAGGCCGAGTCAGTACTTCGCAGCTATAATAGATAATAAATTTAAGTCTGCTATTGAGGCTAAGAAAATAGTGGATGCTGCCGCATCATCTTTAGGGGTTAGCCCGGAAAATGTTTCTGTGAAAGTTTTTGAGGATAAAGCGACCGGCATTAGGGATAATCTACGCAAGTATGGTGATATAGTTGCTGTTAAATGTTTGATTGACGGCGAAGTCTATACGCCGCCCCTAAATAGACTTCTTGACATGCAGAAAACCATGATAGAGGAAAACCCACGTATTGCGAGAGCGCTATATCTAGTTTCTGAGGTTGAGGAGAATAAGCCATACTCTATAGTTGTTAGAGCGGTTGAAACCGAAGACTTCTTAACAGCTAATGTTGCCAGTATACCGTGGAGCTGCCTAAAGGAGACGGCTAAAGAAATCCTTAGCAGCTGCCCGGAGATTTCCGCAGTCTATTTTGATGTAACGCCTAAACCCCCTGCGACAATAGAGATGGAATAA
- a CDS encoding ASKHA domain-containing protein, which produces MKVNVIFQPEGKHVKVPLGSTVLEAAKAASVDLTSICGGAGKCGKCRIIIEDGISNVNSLTEIEYKFLSNSDISAGYRLACQTVIKGPLLIRIPEESRTGRQRLQVEGVETPVALEPVIKKYFVEIPMPSLQDIRSDVDRLLDALRGKYGLKNLAVDYGVLLDLPSVLRESEWKVTAVVSGETTVISVEPGDTTKRLFGCAFDIGTTKIAGYLLDLNNGSVLAVDSLMNPQVSYGEDVISRITYASKGYSELTELQRAVISGINQILGNLMDKTGVNPEEIYEMTVVGNTAMHHLFLGICPKYVALSPYPPVIKHSVNVKAKDLAVKINQNGNIHILPLIGGFVGADTVAVILATKIHERDDLCMALDIGTNTEVVLGNKDGILACSCASGPAFEGAHIKHGMRAASGAIEKIRINLDSLEVEYQTIDGVKPRGICGSAMVDAIAEMLKAGLIDIFGTFNKDISSTRLRRGNAGYEFVLAWGNETATGSDIVVTQKDIREIQLAKAAIHTGCMILMEKMGVREKDISTLFIAGAFGSYIDPKNARTIGMYPEIPLSRVKIVGNAAGTGARMALVSGSMRRKAEEISRRVKYVELGAEQDFQAEFLNSHLIPYADLERYPETIEELRKLGREIKKPPIIFNR; this is translated from the coding sequence ATGAAAGTTAATGTGATTTTCCAGCCAGAAGGTAAACATGTGAAAGTCCCGCTTGGAAGCACCGTTCTAGAGGCTGCGAAAGCTGCCAGTGTGGATTTAACGTCAATTTGCGGCGGCGCCGGCAAATGCGGAAAATGTAGAATCATAATTGAGGACGGTATAAGCAATGTAAATTCTTTAACTGAAATTGAATACAAGTTTCTTTCGAACTCAGATATATCTGCCGGTTATAGGCTGGCATGCCAGACGGTCATTAAAGGTCCACTTCTCATAAGGATCCCTGAGGAGAGTAGGACAGGTAGGCAGAGACTTCAAGTGGAAGGTGTTGAAACGCCAGTTGCTCTAGAACCCGTTATCAAAAAATACTTCGTTGAGATACCTATGCCAAGCCTGCAAGATATTAGATCTGATGTTGACAGGTTGCTTGACGCGCTCAGGGGAAAATATGGGCTTAAAAATTTAGCCGTAGATTATGGGGTACTTCTAGATCTGCCGTCAGTTTTAAGGGAGAGCGAGTGGAAAGTGACGGCTGTTGTTTCGGGGGAAACAACAGTAATTAGCGTTGAGCCAGGAGATACCACTAAAAGGCTGTTTGGATGCGCTTTCGATATAGGGACAACCAAGATTGCAGGCTACCTTCTTGACTTAAACAATGGGAGCGTTTTGGCTGTTGACTCGCTAATGAACCCGCAAGTATCTTATGGTGAGGATGTCATTTCAAGGATAACTTACGCGTCTAAGGGATATAGCGAGCTAACAGAGTTGCAGAGGGCGGTTATCAGCGGAATCAACCAAATTTTAGGGAATCTAATGGATAAAACTGGTGTAAATCCCGAAGAGATCTATGAGATGACTGTTGTCGGCAACACCGCCATGCATCATTTATTTTTAGGCATATGTCCTAAATACGTGGCTTTATCACCGTACCCGCCGGTTATAAAGCATAGCGTAAATGTTAAAGCTAAAGATTTAGCTGTTAAAATAAATCAGAATGGGAACATTCATATTTTACCGTTAATAGGCGGGTTCGTTGGAGCGGATACTGTCGCAGTTATATTGGCAACTAAAATACATGAGAGAGATGATCTCTGTATGGCGCTTGATATTGGGACAAATACTGAAGTTGTTTTAGGGAATAAAGATGGGATTCTGGCGTGTTCATGCGCTTCAGGGCCAGCTTTTGAAGGCGCCCATATAAAGCATGGTATGAGGGCTGCCAGCGGTGCCATTGAGAAAATCAGAATAAACTTGGATAGCCTAGAAGTCGAGTATCAAACTATAGATGGTGTTAAACCGCGCGGTATATGTGGATCAGCTATGGTCGACGCTATTGCAGAAATGCTTAAAGCCGGATTAATCGACATCTTTGGAACATTTAATAAAGATATTTCTTCCACAAGGCTGCGTCGAGGAAACGCCGGATACGAGTTTGTGCTCGCATGGGGTAATGAGACCGCCACTGGAAGCGACATAGTAGTCACCCAAAAGGACATAAGGGAGATTCAACTCGCAAAGGCCGCGATACATACGGGATGCATGATATTAATGGAGAAGATGGGGGTAAGAGAAAAGGATATCAGCACACTATTTATCGCCGGGGCCTTCGGTTCATATATAGATCCTAAAAATGCGAGAACTATAGGCATGTATCCTGAAATACCGTTAAGCAGGGTTAAAATCGTCGGCAATGCGGCTGGAACCGGAGCTAGAATGGCTTTAGTTTCAGGCTCAATGCGGAGAAAAGCTGAAGAGATTTCGAGAAGAGTTAAATATGTTGAGCTTGGGGCTGAGCAGGATTTCCAGGCTGAATTTCTGAATTCACATTTAATACCATACGCTGATCTGGAGAGATATCCCGAAACAATAGAAGAACTCAGAAAACTTGGCAGAGAGATTAAGAAGCCGCCAATAATATTTAATCGATAG
- a CDS encoding DUF402 domain-containing protein, producing the protein MFKVKVRGIYSTALTQILLKNGFKIVQPSATIRERFNLSPSPEDCSQPDLEINDRFDKQGISIIGDSAAAEKLITVLLNSLDDVIIRRRSIFTPIPPNNSSESYGLTEVLSEALMEAYSSTPHQTVRIDVEFPGLSKKKLDEIRGAIVPTLSGHHYYKAYGGKAAAIVEMAEKMLEKGYSYRDVEELFRECMLREYPYKGSKLSIEHVKISGRVFHLGEARIAEFSEEDQRISLVRIFSTQGIYDGLKVPKEPGDYAISRMKIGGLFFKTSYFSRDGEYKGTYVNINTPIEIYPGKIRYIDLEVDVCMWPDGRIQKIDFEKLEKAVQMGYISERLKEIASSAVEEAIANLNPQEEKEVKFVLSDGR; encoded by the coding sequence ATGTTCAAGGTGAAGGTGAGAGGAATATACAGCACAGCGCTGACGCAAATACTGCTTAAAAACGGTTTTAAGATAGTTCAGCCATCAGCGACAATAAGGGAAAGGTTCAATCTATCTCCATCCCCAGAAGATTGCAGCCAGCCAGATCTAGAAATAAACGATAGGTTTGATAAGCAGGGCATCAGCATTATCGGTGATTCTGCGGCAGCTGAGAAACTCATAACAGTATTACTTAATTCTCTCGACGATGTGATAATTAGACGACGCTCAATCTTCACACCGATACCTCCCAATAATTCTAGTGAATCTTACGGCCTAACTGAAGTTTTAAGCGAGGCGCTAATGGAGGCTTATTCGTCTACCCCCCACCAAACTGTACGTATAGATGTAGAGTTTCCGGGGCTCTCAAAGAAGAAGCTTGATGAAATTAGGGGCGCTATTGTTCCTACATTGAGCGGGCACCACTACTATAAGGCGTATGGTGGTAAGGCTGCAGCCATAGTGGAGATGGCTGAGAAGATGCTTGAGAAAGGTTACTCATATAGAGATGTCGAGGAACTGTTTAGAGAGTGTATGCTGCGGGAATACCCATATAAGGGGTCAAAGCTCAGCATAGAGCATGTAAAGATTAGCGGCAGAGTGTTCCATCTGGGTGAGGCTCGAATAGCGGAGTTTAGCGAAGAAGATCAGCGTATCAGCCTTGTAAGGATTTTCTCGACGCAGGGGATTTATGATGGGCTTAAAGTCCCTAAGGAGCCTGGGGACTACGCTATTTCAAGAATGAAGATTGGCGGATTATTCTTCAAAACATCTTATTTCTCCAGAGATGGCGAATATAAGGGAACATACGTGAACATAAACACTCCAATCGAGATTTATCCAGGTAAAATCAGGTATATTGATTTAGAAGTAGATGTATGCATGTGGCCTGATGGAAGAATTCAAAAAATAGACTTTGAGAAACTTGAGAAAGCTGTGCAGATGGGCTATATATCGGAAAGGTTAAAAGAGATTGCTTCTAGTGCTGTTGAGGAAGCTATCGCCAACTTAAACCCGCAGGAAGAGAAGGAAGTAAAATTTGTTTTAAGTGATGGACGGTAA
- a CDS encoding phosphoribosyltransferase, whose amino-acid sequence MRLNIEFEVPSWDEIYEMLLCLADMIKRDSFKPDLIIGISRGGWPPARVMSDLLGNVELASIRVEFYRGVAETGSEPIITQPLSTPVRGKNVLIMDDVADTGKSLKIVYSHVVENGAKTVKTATIYYKPWSIFTPDYYVKVTRRWIVFPWERRETVKNLVEKCERSGTSIEEVKRKLIDGGMDKRLLERFLNDVLEEIK is encoded by the coding sequence ATGCGGTTAAATATAGAGTTTGAGGTCCCCTCTTGGGACGAGATCTACGAGATGCTGCTATGTTTGGCCGATATGATTAAAAGAGACTCGTTTAAGCCAGATCTTATTATTGGCATATCGCGTGGAGGATGGCCTCCGGCGAGAGTTATGTCAGATCTTCTTGGAAACGTTGAGTTAGCTAGTATCCGCGTCGAGTTTTATCGCGGGGTCGCTGAGACTGGAAGCGAACCCATTATAACTCAGCCCCTTTCAACGCCGGTGAGGGGAAAAAACGTTTTAATTATGGATGATGTTGCCGATACTGGGAAGAGCCTAAAAATTGTTTATTCTCATGTCGTGGAAAATGGTGCAAAAACTGTTAAAACAGCGACAATATATTATAAGCCTTGGAGCATATTCACCCCAGACTACTATGTTAAGGTTACGAGACGCTGGATAGTCTTTCCATGGGAGAGAAGGGAAACCGTGAAAAACCTAGTTGAGAAATGTGAGAGAAGCGGCACATCCATTGAGGAAGTGAAAAGGAAGCTAATTGATGGTGGAATGGATAAGCGCTTACTTGAGAGGTTCCTCAACGATGTTTTGGAGGAGATAAAATGA
- a CDS encoding D-glycerate dehydrogenase — protein sequence MKPKVMVSPGVRGDNPGLLEEELSDIAEVIFSTFRSSKEIPSEIRDSEAMILGLEPINDEVLDNFPKLKIIARYGVGYDNVDVNACTRRGIYVTHTPGILSHAVAELTLGLMLCLSRRLIEADSYVRTMWASPKRSRLEMGVDLYGKTLGIIGLGRIGYEVAVRAKAFGMRLIYYDVERKHEAEKTLSAHYVDLETLLKESDFVTIHVPLTHQTRNLIGEKELRLMKPTAYIINTSRGAVIDEEALCKALREGWIAGAGLDVFVREPLPLDSPLINMKNVVLAPHIGTYTVETRRKMALMCIENVRAVLMGNPPPNPVPEQKGVVFKR from the coding sequence TTGAAGCCGAAGGTTATGGTTTCGCCGGGTGTAAGGGGCGACAATCCGGGATTGCTTGAAGAGGAGCTTTCCGATATAGCGGAAGTAATATTCAGCACATTTAGAAGCTCAAAAGAGATTCCAAGCGAAATAAGGGACTCCGAAGCAATGATACTTGGCCTTGAACCAATAAATGATGAGGTTCTCGATAATTTTCCGAAGCTAAAAATTATTGCTAGATACGGCGTAGGCTACGATAACGTTGACGTTAATGCATGCACTAGAAGGGGTATTTACGTGACGCATACACCCGGGATCCTATCGCACGCCGTTGCTGAGCTCACACTTGGCTTAATGCTCTGCCTTTCAAGGAGGCTCATAGAGGCAGACAGCTATGTGAGAACGATGTGGGCGAGCCCTAAGAGATCTAGGCTGGAGATGGGCGTGGATCTCTACGGCAAAACTCTTGGGATAATTGGTTTAGGTAGAATAGGGTATGAGGTTGCTGTTAGGGCGAAAGCCTTTGGCATGAGGTTGATCTACTATGATGTAGAGAGGAAGCATGAGGCTGAAAAAACGTTGAGCGCGCACTACGTCGACTTGGAGACTCTGCTAAAGGAATCCGACTTTGTAACAATACATGTTCCGTTAACCCATCAAACAAGAAACCTTATAGGCGAAAAAGAATTGAGGTTAATGAAGCCTACAGCTTACATAATAAATACTTCGAGGGGCGCTGTTATAGATGAAGAAGCTCTATGTAAGGCCCTCAGAGAAGGTTGGATAGCTGGCGCCGGGCTCGATGTATTTGTAAGGGAGCCTCTTCCCCTTGATAGCCCGCTTATAAATATGAAAAACGTTGTTCTAGCACCACACATCGGAACATACACGGTTGAGACTCGAAGAAAAATGGCGCTAATGTGCATAGAAAACGTTCGCGCCGTATTAATGGGGAACCCGCCTCCAAACCCGGTGCCGGAGCAGAAAGGGGTCGTCTTTAAACGATAA
- the htpX gene encoding zinc metalloprotease HtpX → MSALKLKLAMLATLAAIIGLSTLAITIVLSLLGVLNILTLGIFVIFINVLQWLIAPYIIDAIYRTRKVSRTEEPELYEIVERLSARSGIKTPELRIANIPIPNAFAYGSPLTGNRVAVTTGLLNTLNLDEIEAVVGHEIGHLKHRDVQVMMFVSLLPAIFYYIGYSLMWSSMYYSGRRDRGGNGGLLALIGVLSIAVYWILTLFTLYLSRLREYYADRHSATVIPGGARKLALGLIKIVESTTRTRRRYGNMGNLSSFRALFISDPESSEKDLIALSRTGVLRGESDIISEYTRRKVTFAEQLAELFSTHPNMVKRLRALQELM, encoded by the coding sequence ATGAGTGCTCTTAAGCTGAAGCTCGCAATGCTTGCAACCCTAGCCGCAATAATAGGTTTATCTACTCTCGCCATTACAATAGTGCTCTCGCTGCTTGGAGTACTAAATATCTTAACTCTAGGCATATTCGTAATCTTCATAAACGTGTTGCAGTGGTTAATCGCACCATACATAATTGACGCAATATACAGGACCAGAAAAGTCTCTAGGACAGAGGAGCCAGAGCTCTATGAAATTGTAGAGAGACTGAGCGCCAGAAGCGGTATAAAGACGCCGGAACTGAGAATAGCCAATATTCCGATACCTAACGCCTTCGCGTACGGTTCACCTTTAACTGGTAATAGGGTAGCGGTTACAACGGGTCTACTTAATACGCTTAACTTAGATGAGATTGAAGCAGTTGTAGGCCATGAAATAGGGCATTTAAAGCACCGTGACGTTCAAGTTATGATGTTCGTCTCTTTGCTACCAGCAATATTCTACTATATCGGGTATTCCCTAATGTGGTCATCAATGTATTACAGTGGTAGACGAGATAGAGGAGGAAACGGCGGATTACTGGCTCTTATAGGGGTACTCAGCATAGCCGTCTACTGGATTCTAACGCTCTTCACGCTGTACCTAAGTAGGCTGAGAGAGTATTATGCTGACAGACATAGCGCTACAGTTATACCAGGAGGCGCGAGAAAACTCGCCTTAGGCCTAATTAAAATAGTTGAGTCAACAACAAGGACGCGTAGAAGATATGGCAACATGGGAAACCTAAGCTCGTTTAGAGCATTGTTCATCTCGGATCCAGAAAGCTCTGAAAAAGATTTAATAGCGCTCTCAAGAACCGGTGTGCTGAGAGGTGAAAGCGACATAATATCTGAGTACACTAGACGTAAAGTCACATTTGCGGAGCAGTTAGCCGAACTCTTCTCAACCCATCCAAACATGGTTAAAAGACTGAGAGCATTACAGGAATTAATGTAG
- a CDS encoding acylphosphatase, whose protein sequence is MKIRAHVFISGRVQGVFFRHETRLRAIRNNVSGWVRNLPDGRVEAVFEGEKENVEAMIEFCRRGPPGAVVKDVKVIWENPTGEFKGFQILY, encoded by the coding sequence GTGAAGATTAGAGCCCATGTCTTTATCAGCGGAAGGGTTCAAGGAGTCTTCTTTAGGCATGAGACCCGCTTAAGAGCTATACGAAATAACGTCAGCGGATGGGTCCGTAATTTACCCGATGGAAGAGTTGAAGCTGTCTTTGAGGGGGAGAAAGAAAATGTTGAGGCTATGATAGAGTTTTGCCGAAGGGGGCCGCCCGGCGCCGTGGTTAAAGATGTGAAGGTCATATGGGAGAACCCGACGGGAGAGTTTAAGGGCTTTCAAATTCTATACTGA
- a CDS encoding DNA polymerase ligase N-terminal domain-containing protein, with protein sequence MSLDEYFRKRDFSKTPEPHGRLDDKRLHEGGREGRIYVIQKHDASHLHYDLRLEKDGVLKSWAIPKEPPTIKGVKRLAVQTEDHPIEYADFEGIIPEGEYGAGKVEIWDRGTFDVEDWSDEKIVVHIHGEKLKGRYCLVRFKKQKDGWLFFKVG encoded by the coding sequence ATGTCTTTAGACGAGTACTTTAGGAAGAGGGATTTCAGTAAGACCCCTGAGCCGCATGGCAGATTGGATGATAAGCGGTTACATGAAGGCGGCAGGGAGGGAAGAATATATGTTATTCAAAAGCATGACGCTAGCCATTTACATTATGACCTCAGGCTTGAAAAAGACGGGGTATTGAAAAGTTGGGCTATACCTAAAGAACCGCCGACAATTAAAGGCGTTAAGAGGCTAGCTGTTCAAACTGAAGACCATCCAATTGAGTACGCTGATTTTGAGGGAATTATTCCAGAAGGCGAGTATGGTGCTGGAAAAGTCGAGATATGGGATAGGGGAACATTCGATGTTGAAGATTGGAGCGATGAAAAAATAGTGGTTCATATCCACGGAGAAAAGCTGAAAGGACGATACTGCTTAGTTAGATTTAAAAAACAGAAGGATGGATGGCTTTTCTTTAAGGTCGGTTAA